In one Hemitrygon akajei chromosome 3, sHemAka1.3, whole genome shotgun sequence genomic region, the following are encoded:
- the LOC140724634 gene encoding extracellular calcium-sensing receptor-like — protein MSPFLLVVFLTATPETDGILCNRRTKQSLPHLAKDGDIILGGIFSIHLDQIHDFRTYTSTPKSTRCKSFEFEKFRLVQTMIFAINEINQNENLLPGITLGYQIHDDCSSSAIASNAALTLMNGEEESVEYLECRGSSNVVAIVGCDISSSSIVTARIMGSFGIPLVSYYSTCSCLSDKREYPTFFRTIPGDQYQSKLLAKLVRTFGWTWIGTIRSNTDYGHFGMQGFVEHVEKSGVCIAYSESFYRTDPPEKISKIVQVIKQASTKVVVAFVHSGDMRILLNEIWRQNVTGIQWIGSEAWITKKILPPKQRGTYLNGAIGPATRRIEIDDLRDYLHNIHPSKFPGNILVREFWETLFTCSLNVENSTSPGKYSSHIRQCTVKEQVEGTESNYLPAIMDGSSYHVYTAVYSIAHALHDLLTCVEGNGPFKNNTCAHIANFEPWQLLHYLRTVNFTAKTGETLYFDENGDPVPRYDFVNLRTNFKGSVDIVNIGYYDGSAPQGQELTLNVEEIMFSTTGNRIPRAVCSEPCFPGTRKVSRKGQPVCCFNCARCADGEISNATDSTDCIKCPSEYWTNQAKTQCVLKKTEFLSFGEGLGFILVTLALVGVFFTLFIAAIFYRYRKTAMVKANNSELSFLLLFALLLCFICSLTFIGKPSGCSCMLRRTTFAILFVLCISCILGKTILVVIAFKANQPNSRIMNWFGPVQQRVGVFLLTFMQGLVCIVWLSLTPPYPQKNMSHYRDIIILECNVGSVTAFYFVSVYIALLSIVCLVLAFLARKLPDSFNDAKYITFSMLIFSAVWITFIPAYVSSPGKYTVAVEVFAIWASSVGLLVCIFVPKCYIILLKPEINTQKQMIIGTSH, from the exons ATGTCTCCGTTTCTGCTTGTTGTATTCCTCACCGCTACGCCAGAAACAGACGGAATCCTCTGCAATCGTCGAACGAAACAGAGTTTGCCTCATTTAGCCAAGGATGGTGATATCATTCTTGGCGGGATATTCTCCATTCACTTGGATCAGATTCACGACTTCCGTACATATACTTCTACCCCGAAGAGCACGAGATGCAAAAG TTTTGAATTTGAAAAATTCCGATTGGTGCAGACAATGATTTTTGCCATTAACGAAATAAACCAGAATGAGAATCTCCTACCGGGAATCACACTTGGGTATCAGATCCACGACGACTGCTCGTCCTCCGCGATCGCCTCGAATGCAGCGCTCACTTTGATGAATGGAGAAGAAGAATCAGTTGAATACCTTGAATGCAGAGGCTCCTCCAACGTCGTTGCCATTGTTGGATGCGATATTTCTTCAAGCTCCATCGTAACCGCAAGAATAATGGGATCATTTGGGATTCCACTG GTTAGTTACTATTCCACCTGCTCTTGTCTCAGTGATAAGAGAGAATATCCCACGTTTTTCAGAACTATCCCCGGTGACCAATACCAGTCCAAACTCCTTGCAAAACTGGTGAGAACCTTTGGCTGGACTTGGATTGGAACCATTAGAAGTAACACCGATTATGGACATTTCGGAATGCAAGGATTTGTGGAACATGTGGAAAAGTCTGGGGTTTGCATTGCCTACTCTGAGTCATTTTACAGGACCGACCCGCCTGAAAAAATCAGTAAAATTGTCCAGGTGATTAAACAGGCGTCTACTAAAGTGGTAGTGGCTTTTGTCCACAGTGGTGATATGCGAATTTTATTGAATGAGATTTGGCGGCAAAATGTTACCGGCATACAATGGATTGGAAGTGAGGCGTGGATCACAAAAAAAATTCTCCCGCCTAAACAAAGAGGAACTTATCTTAACGGGGCAATAGGTCCGGCTACCCGAAGAATAGAGATAGATGATCTCAGAGATTACCTTCATAACATCCATCCTTCCAAGTTTCCTGGTAACATTTTGGTAAGGGAATTTTGGGAAACTTTATTCACCTGCTCTTTGAACGTCGAAAACAGCACAAGCCCGGGGAAGTATTCAAGTCACATTCGTCAGTGCACTGTTAAGGAGCAGGTGGAAGGAACAGAAAGTAACTATCTGCCAGCAATAATGGATGGGAGTTCATACCACGTGTACACGGCGGTCTACTCCATCGCTCACGCACTCCATGATCTGTTAACCTGTGTCGAGGGGAATGGACCCTTCAAGAATAACACGTGCGCGCATATTGCAAATTTCGAGCCTTGGCAG tTACTGCACTACCTACGCACCGTGAATTTCACAGCGAAGACGGGAGAAACCTTATATTTTGATGAAAATGGTGACCCGGTGCCAAGATACGACTTCGTTAACTTACGAACGAATTTCAAGGGCAGCGTCGACATTGTAAACATCGGATATTATGACGGTTCGGCTCCGCAAGGCCAGGAGCTAACGCTGAATGTCGAGGAAATCATGTTTAGCACGACTGGAAATAGG ATCCCAAGAGCTGTTTGCTCAGAACCATGCTTTCCTGGAACAAGAAAGGTCAGCCGTAAAGGGCAGCCGGTATGTTGCTTTAATTGTGCAAGGTGTGCTGATGGTGAGATCAGCAATGCCACTG ATTCCACGGATTGCATCAAGTGTCCATCGGAATACTGGACTAATCAGGCAAAAACACAATGTGTTCTCAAGAAGACTGAGTTTCTTTCATTTGGCGAAGGTCTTGGGTTTATATTAGTGACGCTTGCTCTAGTAGGAGTGTTCTTTACGTTGTTCATCGCTGCCATTTTCTACCGGTATCGGAAAACTGCCATGGTAAAAGCTAATAACTCTGAACTAAGCTTTCTACTTCTCTTCGCCCTGCTGCTTTGCTTCATTTGCTCACTCACCTTCATAGGAAAACCATCCGGCTGCTCGTGCATGTTGCGCCGCACCACTTTCGCAATTCTGTTCGTTCTCTGCATTTCCTGCATCCTAGGGAAAACCATACTTGTCGTGATTGCTTTTAAAGCAAATCAACCCAATAGCCGTATAATGAATTGGTTCGGACCTGTGCAGCAACGCGTGGGCGTCTTCCTTCTTACCTTTATGCAAGGTTTAGTTTGCATTGTCTGGTTAAGTTTGACACCTCCCTACCCCCAGAAAAACAtgagccattacagagacatcaTTATTCTGGAATGTAACGTGGGCTCAGTGACAGCCTTTTACTTTGTCTCTGTTTACATTGCTTTGCTGTCCATTGTGTGTTTAGTGCTTGCATTCCTTGCACGGAAACTGCCGGATAGTTTCAACGACGCCAAGTACATCACCTTCAGCATGCTGATCTTTTCCGCTGTTTGGATAACTTTCATTCCAGCCTATGTGAGCTCTCCGGGAAAGTATACCGTGGCTGTTGAAGTGTTCGCCATTTGGGCATCAAGCGTCGGTCTGCTAGTTTGTATTTTTGTGCCAAAATGCTACATCATCTTATTGAAACCGGAGATTAATACACAGAAACAGATGATTATAGGGACTTCACATTAA